A region from the Variovorax sp. RKNM96 genome encodes:
- a CDS encoding YbfB/YjiJ family MFS transporter, with protein sequence MTTTFTSSTASPQPTLRLAFALSMGAAVSLGITRFAYALLLPPMRADLGWSYALAGGMNTANAVGYLVGALVTPALMRRFGVTRLLVVGAVLASVFMAGSGFVTDAPALLLQRLLAGVASAWVFVAGGLLAARLGEADARGGAARGGLLLGIYYGGTGFGILLSALLVPQVLRAASNVPHGWTWAWWALALASAAATCLLAWAARAMPDRPAAATSSAASAMQPAAEPAAVRQFGWALAGYALFGMGYIGYMTFVIALLREQGASAGFVTLFYALLGIACVASSRLWAGLLDRYRGGQPQALLNGLLGVATLLPVLSPSAPVALVSGVLFGGVFLSVVASTTALVRHNLPPARWAQGISLFTIVFALGQIVGPTVTGWISDGPGGLARGLVASAIALWLAAVLASRQHALKEI encoded by the coding sequence ATGACGACCACGTTCACTTCCTCCACCGCATCCCCGCAGCCCACGCTGCGTCTGGCGTTCGCGCTGTCGATGGGTGCTGCCGTGTCGCTCGGCATCACGCGATTCGCCTACGCATTGCTGCTGCCGCCGATGCGTGCGGACCTCGGCTGGAGCTACGCGCTGGCCGGCGGCATGAACACCGCCAACGCGGTCGGCTACCTCGTCGGTGCGCTGGTCACGCCGGCGCTGATGCGGCGTTTCGGGGTGACGCGGCTCCTGGTCGTCGGTGCGGTGCTGGCCAGCGTGTTCATGGCGGGCAGCGGCTTCGTGACCGACGCGCCGGCCTTGCTGCTGCAGCGCTTGCTGGCCGGCGTGGCCAGCGCCTGGGTGTTCGTGGCGGGCGGGTTGCTGGCCGCACGGCTCGGTGAAGCGGACGCACGAGGCGGGGCCGCGCGCGGCGGGCTGCTGCTGGGCATCTACTACGGCGGCACCGGCTTCGGCATCCTGTTGTCGGCGCTGCTCGTGCCGCAGGTGCTGCGCGCGGCGTCGAATGTGCCGCACGGCTGGACCTGGGCGTGGTGGGCGCTGGCGCTTGCGAGCGCGGCCGCGACCTGCCTTCTGGCCTGGGCGGCACGCGCGATGCCGGATCGGCCTGCCGCGGCAACATCATCCGCCGCCAGTGCGATGCAGCCCGCAGCCGAGCCCGCGGCAGTGCGCCAATTCGGCTGGGCGCTCGCGGGCTACGCGCTGTTCGGCATGGGCTACATCGGCTACATGACCTTCGTGATCGCGCTGCTGCGGGAGCAGGGCGCCAGCGCCGGCTTCGTCACCTTGTTCTATGCCTTGCTGGGCATCGCCTGCGTGGCCTCGTCGCGCCTGTGGGCCGGGCTGCTCGATCGTTACCGCGGCGGCCAGCCGCAGGCGCTGCTGAACGGGCTGCTCGGCGTGGCCACGTTGCTGCCGGTGCTGAGCCCCTCGGCGCCGGTGGCACTGGTCTCGGGCGTGCTGTTCGGCGGGGTGTTCCTGTCGGTGGTGGCCTCGACCACCGCGCTGGTGCGCCACAACCTGCCGCCGGCACGCTGGGCGCAGGGCATCAGCCTGTTCACCATCGTCTTCGCGCTCGGGCAGATCGTCGGGCCGACGGTGACGGGCTGGATTTCGGACGGCCCCGGCGGCCTCGCACGCGGGCTGGTGGCCTCGGCGATCGCGCTGTGGCTCGCTGCGGTGCTGGCATCGCGCCAGCATGCGCTGAAGGAGATCTGA
- a CDS encoding FAD-binding and (Fe-S)-binding domain-containing protein yields the protein MRIDPASHMQPAGTVLPPNDTCELLSRRLRAETQGEVLFDDGSRGRYATDASIYQITPVGAFVPTNDKDIATAIDIARDLKVPVLARGGGTSQCGQTTGAALVIDNSKHFRRVLEVNAEEGTATVEPGLVLDHLNAKLKPLGLWYPVDVSTSAQATLGGMAGNNSCGSRSIAYGNMVHNVLGASAWLSNGELVEFGPVGTLGVRAAGIAQFVRGLARQQRDEMAAHWPKVMRRVAGYNLDIFDNQSEKPYTADGSVNLAHLLIGSEGTLAYTKSLRLKLAPLPRAKVLGIVNFPTFHAAMDAAQHIVKLGPTAVELVDRTMIELSLANPAFKPTVETALIGKPAAILLVEFSGADKTALLPQLKQLVELMGDLGLPGSVVEMPDDARQKNLWEVRKAGLNIMMSLKGDGKPVSFIEDCAVPLEHLAEYTDALTEVFAKYGSRGTWYAHASVGTLHVRPILDMRADGATKMRAIAEEASALVRKYKGAFSGEHGDGLCRGEWIEWQFGPAINEAFRAIKKKLDPIDLFNPGKIIDPPRMDDGSLFRFAPPTAPRPYRRIELKPVLDWSAWNVNADPVTEVTTAPGTGGDSTGGLAKAVEMCNNNGHCRKFDAGTMCPSYRVTRDEQHLTRGRANTLRLALSGQLGADAFTGEAMHETMDLCVGCKGCKRDCPTGVDMAKMKIEFLDHYKKRHGHTLKDKLVAYMPDYAHRASRMPWLLNLRNSVPGAAWLGEKLLGFSAKRSLPEWRSDTFWRAKGNEPGLFADQASALSVAARGGKVAVLFVDTFNGTFESENAFAAARVLEAAGYVLHTVEKSGGHHCCGRTFLASGMVDEAKVRAGALIDALLPLAQAGIPIVGLEPSCLLTLRDETLVMGFGDKAQTVAKQALLFEEFIAREIKAGRFELALKPSTMPILLHGHCHQKAFGAVSPIMEVLKLIPGAEPELIESSCCGMAGSFGYEASHFDVSMQMAEASLLPAIRAKPDAVVVADGTSCRHQIGDGAQREAVHVAVLLARHLLKLDLSTR from the coding sequence ATGCGCATCGATCCCGCCAGCCACATGCAGCCAGCCGGAACCGTTCTTCCGCCCAACGACACCTGCGAGCTGCTCTCGCGCCGGCTGCGCGCCGAGACGCAAGGGGAGGTGCTGTTCGACGACGGCTCGCGCGGGCGCTACGCCACCGACGCGTCGATCTACCAGATCACGCCGGTGGGCGCCTTCGTGCCGACGAACGACAAGGACATCGCGACCGCCATCGACATCGCACGCGACCTCAAGGTGCCGGTGCTCGCGCGCGGCGGCGGCACCAGCCAGTGCGGGCAGACCACGGGCGCAGCGCTGGTCATCGACAACAGCAAGCACTTTCGCCGCGTGCTCGAGGTGAACGCGGAAGAGGGCACGGCCACTGTCGAACCCGGCCTCGTGCTCGATCACCTGAACGCGAAGCTCAAGCCGCTCGGGCTCTGGTATCCGGTGGATGTCTCGACGAGCGCGCAGGCCACGCTGGGTGGCATGGCGGGCAACAACTCCTGCGGCTCGCGCTCCATCGCCTACGGGAACATGGTGCACAACGTGCTGGGCGCGAGCGCGTGGCTGTCGAACGGCGAGCTGGTCGAGTTCGGCCCTGTGGGCACGCTCGGTGTGCGCGCGGCCGGCATCGCGCAGTTCGTGCGCGGCCTCGCGCGCCAGCAGCGCGACGAAATGGCGGCGCACTGGCCCAAGGTGATGCGCCGCGTGGCCGGCTACAACCTCGACATCTTCGACAACCAGAGCGAGAAGCCGTACACGGCCGATGGCAGCGTGAACCTTGCGCATCTGCTGATCGGTTCGGAAGGCACGCTCGCGTACACGAAGAGCCTCAGGCTCAAGCTCGCCCCGCTGCCGCGCGCGAAGGTGCTGGGCATCGTGAATTTCCCGACCTTCCATGCGGCCATGGATGCGGCGCAGCACATCGTGAAGCTCGGGCCAACGGCGGTGGAGCTGGTCGACCGCACGATGATCGAGCTGAGCCTGGCGAATCCGGCTTTCAAGCCGACGGTGGAGACTGCGCTGATCGGCAAGCCCGCGGCCATCCTGCTGGTCGAGTTCTCCGGCGCCGACAAGACCGCGCTGCTGCCGCAACTGAAGCAACTCGTCGAACTGATGGGTGACCTGGGCTTGCCCGGCAGCGTGGTCGAGATGCCCGACGACGCACGCCAGAAGAACCTGTGGGAAGTGCGCAAGGCCGGCCTCAACATCATGATGAGCCTGAAGGGCGACGGCAAGCCGGTGAGCTTCATCGAAGACTGCGCGGTGCCGCTCGAACACTTGGCCGAATACACCGACGCGCTCACCGAGGTGTTCGCCAAATACGGCAGCCGCGGCACCTGGTACGCGCACGCCTCGGTCGGCACGCTGCATGTGCGGCCGATCCTCGACATGCGCGCCGATGGCGCCACGAAGATGCGCGCCATCGCCGAAGAAGCCAGCGCGCTGGTGCGCAAGTACAAGGGTGCGTTCAGCGGCGAGCACGGCGATGGCCTGTGCCGCGGCGAGTGGATCGAATGGCAGTTCGGCCCGGCCATCAACGAGGCCTTCCGCGCGATCAAGAAGAAGCTCGACCCGATCGACCTGTTCAACCCCGGCAAGATCATCGACCCGCCGCGCATGGACGACGGCTCGCTGTTCCGCTTCGCGCCGCCCACGGCGCCCAGGCCCTACCGCCGCATCGAACTCAAGCCGGTGCTCGACTGGTCGGCCTGGAACGTCAATGCCGACCCGGTGACCGAGGTGACCACCGCGCCCGGCACCGGTGGCGACAGCACCGGCGGCCTCGCCAAGGCCGTGGAGATGTGCAACAACAACGGCCATTGCCGCAAGTTCGATGCCGGCACCATGTGCCCGAGTTACCGCGTGACGCGCGACGAGCAGCACCTCACGCGCGGCCGCGCCAACACGCTGCGCCTCGCGCTCTCGGGCCAGCTCGGCGCCGATGCCTTCACCGGCGAGGCCATGCACGAGACCATGGACCTGTGCGTCGGCTGCAAGGGTTGCAAGCGCGACTGCCCGACGGGGGTGGACATGGCGAAGATGAAGATCGAGTTTCTCGACCACTACAAGAAGCGCCACGGCCACACGCTGAAAGACAAGCTCGTGGCCTACATGCCCGACTACGCGCACAGGGCGAGCCGCATGCCGTGGCTGCTGAACCTGCGCAACAGCGTGCCGGGCGCGGCGTGGCTCGGCGAGAAGCTGCTGGGCTTTTCGGCGAAGCGTTCGTTGCCCGAATGGCGCAGCGACACCTTCTGGCGCGCGAAGGGCAACGAGCCCGGGTTGTTCGCCGACCAGGCCTCGGCACTGTCGGTGGCGGCGCGCGGCGGCAAGGTGGCGGTGCTCTTCGTCGATACCTTCAACGGCACCTTCGAGAGCGAGAACGCCTTCGCGGCCGCGCGCGTGCTCGAAGCCGCGGGCTATGTGCTGCACACGGTCGAGAAGAGCGGCGGGCATCATTGCTGCGGCCGGACCTTCCTGGCGAGCGGCATGGTGGATGAGGCGAAGGTGCGCGCCGGGGCGCTGATCGATGCGCTGCTGCCGCTCGCACAAGCGGGCATTCCCATCGTCGGCCTGGAGCCTTCATGCCTGCTCACGCTGCGCGACGAGACGCTGGTGATGGGCTTCGGCGACAAGGCGCAGACCGTGGCGAAGCAGGCGCTTTTGTTCGAGGAATTCATCGCGCGCGAAATCAAGGCCGGCCGCTTCGAGCTGGCGCTCAAGCCGTCCACGATGCCGATCCTCCTGCACGGCCATTGCCATCAGAAAGCCTTCGGCGCGGTGAGTCCGATCATGGAGGTGCTCAAGCTCATTCCCGGCGCCGAGCCCGAGCTGATCGAAAGCTCCTGCTGCGGCATGGCCGGCAGCTTCGGCTACGAGGCGAGCCACTTCGATGTCTCGATGCAGATGGCCGAGGCGAGCCTGCTGCCGGCCATCCGCGCGAAGCCCGATGCGGTGGTGGTGGCCGATGGCACCAGCTGCCGCCACCAGATCGGCGACGGAGCGCAGCGCGAGGCGGTGCATGTGGCGGTGCTGCTGGCGCGGCACCTGCTGAAGCTGGATTTGTCGACGCGGTAA
- a CDS encoding response regulator transcription factor: MQRKSLQARLEVERFVIEIDDYRRAAPRGTRTIECAKCVQSTQSISKTMGGAWVERYEGWGPSSGMQPRKFQYAGMAFETSRRIAVLDASRPNRDYACDLIRTMGYSSSEFTHMQDLVNTLMVGTRFDMVLASFDGDQNAALSGARILRQVAKTAMPVLLMMQPDQFREADAFVRDSAVDFVMLPCEECEMIARVAAFMKTADSAPSVQLSFGRYRFEPSASSVSFDGTYVQLRPKEFELALLLFRNAGTTMSRDEISQAVWRRGELQVSTRTVDMHIANLRRKLMLRPGGAARLSCVYGLGYVLLLEDQ; the protein is encoded by the coding sequence GTGCAGCGCAAGAGCTTGCAGGCGCGCCTCGAGGTTGAGCGTTTCGTGATCGAAATTGACGATTACAGGCGCGCCGCACCTCGCGGGACCCGAACAATCGAATGCGCGAAGTGCGTGCAATCAACGCAATCGATATCGAAAACCATGGGAGGAGCCTGGGTGGAAAGGTACGAAGGATGGGGCCCGTCGTCGGGCATGCAGCCCCGGAAATTCCAGTACGCCGGCATGGCGTTCGAGACGTCCCGGCGGATCGCCGTGCTGGATGCCTCCAGGCCGAACAGGGACTACGCATGCGACCTGATTCGAACGATGGGCTACAGCAGTTCGGAGTTCACGCACATGCAGGATCTCGTCAACACATTGATGGTGGGAACGCGATTCGACATGGTGCTGGCTTCGTTCGATGGCGACCAGAATGCGGCGCTGTCCGGCGCGCGAATCCTCCGGCAGGTGGCGAAAACGGCGATGCCGGTGCTGCTGATGATGCAGCCCGACCAGTTTCGGGAAGCCGACGCCTTCGTCAGGGATTCAGCGGTCGATTTCGTCATGCTGCCTTGCGAGGAATGCGAAATGATCGCGCGGGTCGCCGCCTTCATGAAGACGGCCGATTCGGCGCCGTCCGTGCAGTTGTCCTTTGGACGCTACCGCTTCGAGCCTTCAGCCTCTTCGGTGAGTTTCGACGGCACATACGTTCAACTCCGGCCCAAGGAGTTCGAGCTCGCGTTGCTGCTGTTTCGCAATGCCGGCACCACGATGTCGCGCGATGAGATTTCCCAAGCCGTCTGGCGGCGCGGCGAACTGCAGGTCTCGACCAGAACCGTCGATATGCACATCGCGAACCTGCGACGCAAGCTCATGCTGCGCCCGGGCGGCGCCGCGAGGCTGTCCTGCGTGTACGGCCTGGGCTACGTCCTGCTGCTGGAAGACCAGTGA
- a CDS encoding GntR family transcriptional regulator has protein sequence MTAEIIEISRLALHDQVAARLRTMLVEGHIAPGAKLNERELCLQLRVSRTPLREAIKLLAAEGLVDLLPNRGAVAVKLTEADVLDTFEVLAMLEGMSGELAAKRITDEELAEVRALHYEMLACFSRRDLSGYYRLNARIHTAINEAAGNPVLAGTYRSINARVQSLRFRTNQNETKWKHAVDEHEQMIQALAARDAQAMRKVLIAHVLRKRDTVLELLRAGEIYPQANKAS, from the coding sequence ATGACTGCTGAAATCATCGAGATCTCCAGGCTCGCGCTGCATGACCAGGTGGCTGCGCGTCTTCGCACGATGCTGGTGGAGGGGCACATCGCCCCCGGTGCCAAGCTCAACGAGCGCGAGCTGTGCCTGCAATTGCGCGTCTCGCGCACGCCGCTGCGGGAGGCCATCAAGCTGCTCGCGGCCGAGGGGCTGGTCGACCTCCTGCCCAACCGCGGCGCGGTCGCGGTGAAGCTCACCGAAGCCGACGTGCTCGACACCTTCGAGGTGCTCGCGATGCTCGAGGGCATGTCCGGCGAACTGGCTGCCAAGCGCATCACCGACGAAGAACTCGCCGAGGTGCGCGCGCTGCACTACGAGATGCTGGCCTGCTTTTCGCGGCGCGATCTCTCGGGCTACTACCGGCTGAACGCACGCATCCACACCGCCATCAACGAGGCCGCGGGCAACCCGGTGCTCGCGGGCACCTACCGCTCGATCAATGCGCGGGTGCAGTCGCTGCGCTTTCGCACCAACCAGAACGAGACCAAATGGAAGCACGCGGTCGACGAGCACGAGCAGATGATCCAGGCGCTGGCCGCGCGCGACGCGCAGGCGATGCGCAAGGTGCTCATCGCGCACGTGCTGCGCAAGCGCGACACCGTGCTGGAGCTGCTGCGCGCCGGCGAGATTTATCCCCAAGCCAACAAAGCGAGCTGA
- a CDS encoding response regulator transcription factor, giving the protein MSGISYETPRQIAVLDAGGSTGDHAREAIRTMGHEVLEFARPEDLVSALMVGMQFDMVLASFDGDQDAALAGARTVRRAVGMAMPVLLMVQPAQLQRADSFYMDPAVDFVMLPCEEREMVARVTACMKAAETRSSAKLSFGRYHFEPQDCSVRFDDHHVLLKPKEFRLALLLFRSAGRTLSRESIFRVVWRGSERELAGRTIDVHIANIRRKLMLNQGDAARLSSVYGAGYLLRFEDRRVMNAHNAH; this is encoded by the coding sequence GTGAGCGGAATTTCGTACGAAACGCCCCGGCAGATCGCCGTCCTGGATGCCGGAGGATCCACCGGAGACCATGCACGCGAGGCAATTCGAACGATGGGCCACGAGGTGTTGGAATTCGCGCGCCCCGAGGACCTTGTGAGCGCACTGATGGTCGGCATGCAATTCGACATGGTGCTGGCTTCGTTCGACGGCGACCAGGATGCAGCGCTGGCTGGCGCAAGAACCGTGAGGCGTGCGGTGGGCATGGCAATGCCCGTGTTGCTGATGGTGCAGCCTGCCCAGCTTCAAAGGGCCGATTCCTTCTACATGGATCCGGCGGTCGACTTCGTCATGCTGCCCTGCGAAGAACGCGAAATGGTGGCGCGGGTCACCGCTTGCATGAAGGCTGCCGAGACGCGTTCGTCTGCGAAATTGTCATTTGGTCGCTACCACTTCGAACCACAGGACTGCTCGGTGCGCTTCGACGATCACCATGTTCTATTGAAGCCCAAGGAGTTCCGCCTGGCGTTGCTGCTGTTCAGAAGCGCCGGCAGGACGTTGTCGCGCGAATCGATCTTTCGAGTCGTCTGGCGCGGCAGCGAACGCGAGCTTGCAGGCCGGACGATCGATGTGCACATCGCGAACATACGGCGCAAGCTCATGCTGAACCAGGGCGATGCAGCAAGGCTGTCCAGCGTGTACGGCGCGGGCTATCTGCTGCGGTTCGAAGACCGGCGCGTCATGAATGCGCACAACGCGCACTAG
- a CDS encoding AraC family transcriptional regulator, translating to MHRPPPDFEARIYGPQRIVAIVAVLAEDGIAPAQTLAGSGITEDALNSTSTRISYGQAATVFRNAMRLAPDPGAAIRAGERMGLTAYGMYGYGLLSSPTATDLMDFTVKYNRIMGPVAGPAAYTRDEDRVVYTYEVVLCPDPNDALYRFALEFAFAAHLRLGRDLLGPSFAISALYVCFPEPAHADIYRTLFGCPVHFRQPRNELWLEAPCIDLPSRLPDLVTHAMANDICEQYLAELPLSGGTSSVVRRTLIEHMPWRFPTIELMARELSMQSRMLRRKLETEGATYRGILAGVRQMLAIEYLRKTRMTNEEIASRLGYSDAANFRHAFVRWTGRSPRDYRLR from the coding sequence GTGCATCGCCCACCACCGGACTTCGAGGCGCGCATCTACGGGCCACAAAGAATCGTCGCCATCGTCGCGGTCCTCGCGGAAGACGGCATCGCGCCCGCGCAGACGCTGGCGGGCAGCGGCATCACGGAAGACGCGCTGAATTCGACATCGACGCGAATCTCCTACGGCCAGGCAGCGACCGTGTTCAGGAACGCCATGCGCCTGGCGCCCGATCCGGGCGCCGCCATCCGCGCCGGTGAACGCATGGGCCTGACCGCCTACGGCATGTACGGCTATGGGCTGTTGAGCAGTCCGACAGCAACCGACCTGATGGACTTCACGGTCAAGTACAACCGCATCATGGGTCCGGTGGCCGGCCCCGCCGCCTATACGCGCGATGAAGACAGAGTTGTCTACACCTATGAGGTGGTGCTCTGCCCGGATCCGAACGATGCGCTCTACCGCTTTGCATTGGAGTTCGCCTTCGCTGCGCACCTGCGCCTCGGCCGCGACCTGCTCGGCCCTTCGTTCGCCATCAGCGCCTTGTACGTCTGCTTCCCCGAGCCCGCGCACGCGGACATCTATCGCACGCTGTTCGGCTGCCCTGTGCATTTCCGGCAGCCCCGGAACGAGCTGTGGCTGGAAGCGCCTTGCATCGATCTTCCATCCAGGCTCCCGGATCTGGTGACCCATGCCATGGCCAACGATATCTGCGAGCAGTACCTGGCCGAGCTCCCTCTTTCGGGAGGCACCTCATCGGTGGTGCGACGCACGCTGATCGAACACATGCCATGGCGTTTTCCGACCATCGAGTTGATGGCCAGGGAGCTTTCGATGCAGTCGCGCATGCTGCGCCGGAAACTCGAGACCGAAGGCGCGACCTACAGGGGCATCCTCGCGGGCGTCCGCCAGATGCTTGCGATCGAGTACCTGCGCAAGACACGCATGACCAACGAAGAGATCGCCAGTCGACTCGGCTACAGCGACGCCGCGAACTTCCGACATGCCTTCGTGCGCTGGACCGGCAGGAGTCCGCGCGACTATCGCTTGCGCTGA
- a CDS encoding AraC family transcriptional regulator, producing MNNKGNQSHGLQRRIHRVPQLAAAGTTIQTSDAVLREMSIDYFLLVLVRCGKRSVERGSSVCTAGPGDALLMTPGTYDVTNFSDGHKAYRSDWLAWDASLPTPADSRLVEVEPVDGSRLLPAVDASLENGFERARKALECHDRLPPSILKHRVLEVLIWLAEHGVRLVSPRQKSLGEQIRTMVANDPSADWNASSLAAAFSMSEATLRRRLGAEGTSFKQLVADARMEQALNLLLATDLSVYRVALDNGYSSTSHFATRFRERFGLAPSEARGHRRGL from the coding sequence ATGAACAACAAGGGAAATCAGTCGCACGGCCTGCAGCGCCGCATACACCGGGTGCCTCAGCTTGCCGCCGCCGGAACCACGATCCAGACCAGCGATGCGGTCCTGCGGGAAATGTCCATCGACTACTTTCTCCTGGTGCTGGTGCGTTGCGGAAAGAGAAGCGTCGAGCGGGGTTCGAGCGTCTGCACCGCGGGACCGGGCGATGCCCTCCTGATGACGCCCGGGACGTACGACGTAACCAATTTTTCGGACGGCCACAAGGCCTACCGGTCCGATTGGCTGGCCTGGGATGCCAGCCTGCCGACCCCTGCGGATTCCCGGCTTGTCGAAGTCGAGCCGGTCGATGGCAGTCGGCTGCTCCCGGCTGTGGATGCCTCGCTCGAGAATGGTTTCGAGAGGGCGCGCAAGGCGCTCGAGTGCCACGATCGATTGCCGCCTTCGATCCTGAAGCACCGCGTGCTGGAGGTCCTGATCTGGTTGGCGGAACACGGGGTGCGTCTGGTGTCGCCGAGGCAGAAATCGCTGGGCGAGCAGATCCGCACGATGGTTGCCAACGACCCATCTGCGGACTGGAATGCATCGTCGCTGGCGGCCGCCTTTTCGATGAGCGAGGCCACCTTGCGCCGGCGCCTGGGCGCCGAAGGAACCTCGTTCAAGCAACTGGTCGCGGACGCCCGGATGGAGCAGGCCTTGAACCTTTTGTTGGCAACGGACCTGTCCGTCTACCGTGTCGCCCTCGACAACGGCTACAGCTCGACTTCGCACTTCGCGACCAGGTTCCGCGAGCGGTTCGGCCTTGCCCCATCGGAGGCGCGCGGACATCGCCGAGGTCTCTAG
- a CDS encoding NAD-dependent succinate-semialdehyde dehydrogenase: MPLKLKDPTLLRQQAYIAGAWVNADDGTTVAVTNPANGQQIGTVPMCGTEETVRAIAAAEKAQKAWAKVPAKDRSAILRKLNDLMLANVDDLALIMTTEQGKPMAESKGEIAYAASFIEWFAEEARRVYGDTIPAPQADRRILALKQPVGVTAAITPWNFPTAMLTRKAGPALAAGCAMVVKPATQTPFSALAFAELAERAGVPKGLLSVLTGSASKIGGEMTRSPIVRKLTFTGSTEVGRTLMKQSADTIKKLSLELGGNAPFIVFDDADIDAAVEGAMVSKYRNTGQTCVCANRIYVQRGVLEAFTQKLVAKVNALKVGDGTEPGVTQGPLIDAKAVEKIEEHVADALAKGGKVLAGGKRHKLGGFFYEPTVIGGATADMLFAREETFGPLAPIFAFDTEEEAIAAANDTEFGLAAYFYARDIGRIMRVAEALESGIVGVNTGLVSTAEAPFGGVKQSGLGREGSKYGLDDFLEVKYVCLAGLDK, encoded by the coding sequence ATGCCATTGAAGCTCAAAGACCCGACCCTGCTGCGCCAGCAGGCCTACATTGCCGGCGCCTGGGTGAATGCCGACGACGGCACCACTGTGGCCGTCACCAACCCCGCCAACGGCCAGCAGATCGGCACCGTGCCGATGTGCGGCACCGAGGAGACCGTGCGCGCCATCGCCGCCGCCGAGAAGGCGCAGAAAGCCTGGGCGAAGGTGCCCGCCAAGGACCGCTCGGCGATCCTGCGCAAGCTCAACGACCTGATGCTCGCGAACGTGGACGACCTCGCGCTCATCATGACCACCGAGCAAGGCAAGCCGATGGCCGAGAGCAAGGGCGAGATCGCCTATGCCGCCTCGTTCATCGAGTGGTTCGCCGAGGAGGCGCGCCGCGTCTATGGCGACACCATTCCTGCGCCGCAGGCCGACCGTCGCATCCTCGCGCTGAAGCAGCCCGTGGGCGTCACGGCCGCGATCACGCCGTGGAACTTCCCGACCGCCATGCTCACCCGCAAGGCCGGTCCCGCGCTTGCGGCCGGCTGCGCCATGGTGGTCAAGCCCGCGACGCAGACACCGTTCTCCGCGCTCGCCTTCGCCGAGCTGGCCGAACGCGCCGGCGTGCCCAAGGGCCTCTTGTCGGTGCTCACCGGCTCGGCCAGCAAGATCGGCGGCGAAATGACGCGCAGCCCCATCGTGCGCAAGCTCACCTTCACCGGTTCCACCGAAGTCGGCCGCACGCTGATGAAGCAATCGGCCGACACCATCAAGAAGCTCTCGCTGGAGCTCGGCGGCAACGCGCCCTTCATCGTGTTCGACGATGCGGACATCGATGCCGCCGTCGAAGGCGCGATGGTCTCCAAGTACCGCAACACCGGCCAGACCTGCGTGTGCGCGAACCGCATCTACGTGCAGCGCGGCGTGCTCGAAGCCTTCACGCAGAAGCTGGTGGCCAAGGTGAATGCGCTCAAGGTCGGCGACGGCACCGAGCCCGGCGTGACGCAGGGCCCGCTGATCGACGCCAAGGCGGTCGAGAAGATCGAGGAGCATGTGGCCGATGCGCTCGCCAAGGGTGGCAAGGTGCTCGCGGGCGGCAAGCGCCACAAGCTCGGCGGCTTCTTCTACGAGCCCACGGTGATCGGCGGCGCCACGGCCGACATGTTGTTCGCACGCGAGGAAACCTTCGGCCCGCTCGCGCCGATCTTTGCGTTCGACACGGAGGAAGAAGCCATCGCAGCCGCGAACGACACCGAGTTCGGCCTGGCCGCGTATTTCTATGCACGCGACATCGGCCGCATCATGCGCGTGGCCGAGGCGCTGGAGTCGGGCATCGTGGGCGTCAACACGGGGCTGGTCTCCACGGCCGAGGCGCCGTTCGGCGGCGTGAAGCAATCGGGCCTCGGGCGCGAAGGCTCCAAGTACGGGCTCGACGACTTCCTCGAGGTGAAGTACGTGTGCCTCGCGGGGCTGGACAAGTAA
- a CDS encoding MGMT family protein, protein MTERDDTTGFALFETTIGMCALAWGPQGLVGVQLPADEGERATRARMRHRFPDLHEGLPNDMAQHAIVAIQGLLQGVHDDLSHIVLDMRGVSEFHQRIYAIARSIPPGQTRTYGEIAEELGDKGLSRAVGQAMGHNPFAPVVPCHRLLAAGNKPGGFSAGGGALTKLRMLGIEDARPNGMASLF, encoded by the coding sequence ATGACGGAACGAGACGACACCACCGGTTTCGCGCTGTTCGAAACCACCATCGGCATGTGCGCGCTGGCCTGGGGTCCGCAAGGACTGGTCGGCGTGCAACTGCCTGCCGACGAGGGCGAGCGGGCCACGCGGGCGCGCATGCGGCACCGCTTTCCGGACCTGCACGAAGGACTGCCGAACGACATGGCGCAACATGCCATCGTCGCGATCCAAGGCCTGTTGCAGGGCGTGCACGACGACCTGAGCCACATCGTGCTCGACATGCGCGGCGTGTCGGAGTTTCATCAACGCATCTACGCCATCGCGCGAAGCATTCCGCCAGGGCAGACGCGCACCTACGGCGAGATCGCCGAAGAGCTTGGCGACAAGGGCCTGTCGCGCGCCGTCGGGCAGGCGATGGGCCACAACCCCTTCGCACCCGTGGTGCCGTGCCATCGCCTGCTTGCGGCGGGCAACAAGCCCGGCGGTTTTTCGGCTGGCGGCGGCGCGCTTACCAAGCTGCGCATGCTCGGCATCGAGGACGCGCGGCCTAACGGGATGGCGTCGCTGTTCTAG